A DNA window from Macrobrachium rosenbergii isolate ZJJX-2024 chromosome 41, ASM4041242v1, whole genome shotgun sequence contains the following coding sequences:
- the LOC136827075 gene encoding uncharacterized protein — protein MGPQRASTKGGGVAPTPDIKLGSIPWLQEAPLPEEDSNSVPGLSTLMITGVAVKVPELKRSQLIAARHEDDELLPLREGAFTQEEHFRDLTKEGYLLEDGVLFRVSLGMEEPADITHQVVVVPRKLQVQVLQLAHDGLGGHFVVIRTTKLLEGRFYWPRWRSVKTYIASCPSCQIAGKPNEVVPKAPLQNIAPVSVPFQDVVIDFYTPEGRKKTKTGNTHTLSIIDWLTRYPEVIPVHSTSLKNAVRVLILFFCQFGFLATVQSDEGWYFILREFRDAIITHGINHLHSTPYHPESQGTIKCFHQTLGTTLSLLAEENGSSWEDNLPYALFAICQAPSETLGYSPFELLFAHSTRGPLDILYEAWAEPEKAAWAENLPCIQRNLRAAWDIAQAHEAASQEWTQFTGPHRILAKQGQLNYLVDCSKRRAKWLPSRSEENPRKSPRALSSKNHHRAAGPRINREEPKLLVLTGGAGPQGGGGDRLCIDFRKLNAVTKPEPYPLPIHSSMFLDSIGQAPFLSKIDLEKGYWQVPLSLESRPLTTFTTPSDHYQCKVMPFGLKNAPSCFQRLVNKVLAGIPSCVVHLDDIVIFAQTWEEHQRVLEQVLEALCRANLTVAEITYLGHIVGNSNLRLKDVNI, from the exons ATGGGGCCCCAGAGAGCATCAACTAAGGGTG GAGGGGTGGCCCCCACACCAGACATAAAGCTGGGAAGCATCCCCTGGTTGCAGGAGGCACCCCTACCAGAGGAGGATTCCAATTCTGTACCCGGGTTGAGCACCCTAATGATCACTGGAGTGGCCGTCAAGGTGCCTGAATTGAAGAGGTCGCAACTCATAGCAGCGCGGCACGAGGATGACGAGCTCCTACCTTTACGAGAAGGGGCATTCACCCAGGAGGAGCACTTTAGGGACCTGACAAAAGAAGGTTACCTACTTGAAGATGGTGTCCTCTTCCGAGTTTCTCTGGGAATGGAAGAGCCAGCGGACATCACCCACCAAGTGGTGGTCGTGCCTAGGAAACTGCAGGTCCAAGTGCTCCAACTGGCACATGACGGGTTGGGAGGCCACTTCGTAGTCATCCGCACCACTAAATTGCTGGAGGGGAGGTTTTATTGGCCAAGATGGAGATCTGTGAAGACCTATATCGCCTCCTGCCCCTCATGCCAAATTGCAGGAAAACCAAACGAAGTAGTTCCCAAGGCCCCGCTACAGAACATAGCCCCCGTCAGTGTCCCCTTCCAAGATGTGGTGATAGACTTCTACACCCCGGAGGGGCGAAAGAAGACAAAAACTGGGAACACTCACACCCTTTCCATTATTGACTGGTTAACCCGGTATCCAGAGGTGATCCCAGTGCACAGCACAAGCTTGAAGAATGCTGTCAGGGTTTTGATCCTGTTCTTCTGCCAGTTCGGGTTCCTGGCCACAGTCCAGAGCGATGAAGGTTGGTACTTTATATTGAGGGAATTTCGAGATGCCATTATTACCCATGGGATCAACCATCTTCACTCAACACCATATCACCCCGAGAGCCAAGGTACAATTAAGTGTTTCCATCAGACGCTCGGAACCACTCTCTCCCTCTTAGCAGAAGAGAACGGGTCAAGCTGGGAAGATAATCTCCCCTATGCCTTGTTTGCCATCTGCCAGGCACCATCAGAGACCCTAGGGTACAGCCCATTTGAGCTCTTATTTGCCCACTCTACCAGGGGTCCCCTGGACATCTTGTATGAGGCCTGGGCAGAGCCGGAGAAAGCTGCATGGGCAGAGAATCTTCCCTGCATACAGCGGAACCTCAGGGCCGCATGGGACATTGCTCAAGCCCACGAGGCAGCCTCCCAAGAGTGG ACCCAGTTTACAGGACCTCACCGGATACTAGCCAAGCAGGGCCAGCTAAACTACCTGGTGGACTGCAGCAAGAGGAGGGCCAAGTGGCTCCCTTCAAGGAGCGAGGAAAACCCCAGGAAATCTCCTAGAGCTCTCAGCAGCAAGAATCACCATAGGGCTG CTGGACCTAGGATTAACAGAGAAGAGCCGAAGTTGCTGGTCCTCACTGGTGGTGCTGGTCCccaaggagggggtggggataggCTATGCATCGACTTCAGGAAACTGAACGCGGTGACCAAGCCTGAACCTTATCCCCTGCCAATACATTCCTCTATGTTCTTAGACAGCATCGGCCAAGCCCCTTTCCTCAGCAAGATTGACTTGGAGAAGGGCTATTGGCAAGTGCCGCTTAGCCTGGAGTCGAGACCCCTCACCACCTTTACAACACCTTCAGATCACTACCAGTGCAAGGTCATGCCGTTCGGACTCAAAAATGCACCAAGTTGTTTCCAGCGGCTCGTGAATAAGGTCCTGGCCGGCATTCCCAGCTGTGTGGTGCACCTTGATGATATCGTCATCTTTGCTCAGACCTGGGAAGAGCACCAGCGAGTACTGGAGCAAGTCCTAGAAGCACTATGCAGAGCCAACCTGACTGTGGCAGAAATTACCTACTTAGGCCACATCGTAGGGAACAGCAACCTGAGACTGAAGGACGTCAATATCTAG